A genome region from Thermomicrobiales bacterium includes the following:
- a CDS encoding sulfite exporter TauE/SafE family protein: MSETILLAMLIALVGGIVSGLAGFGFGLVTVPLLLMLFPPATVTTVGSSLALASGWIVLLSTWRTVQIRTVGALIPGATIGVFVGTVLLHRLEPALIKLIAGMVVILFAISVLRGWRIDAVHHPFAAPLAGLASGTLSTSTGMSGPPVVLLFTTRQYDMQQFRGSITAYFYYVNFIGLSLLIARGIVGWEQIEVAVRLLPAAIIGGFVGRRVLRYVSQSQFRKITLVMLLLTGTTGIVTALQALFG, from the coding sequence ATGTCGGAAACCATTTTGCTTGCAATGCTCATCGCTCTGGTCGGCGGAATCGTCTCCGGATTGGCCGGGTTCGGTTTCGGGTTGGTGACGGTTCCGTTGCTGCTCATGCTTTTTCCTCCCGCCACCGTGACCACAGTCGGGAGCTCGCTCGCGCTGGCGAGCGGTTGGATCGTGCTGCTCAGCACCTGGCGGACGGTGCAGATTCGCACCGTGGGCGCCCTCATCCCCGGCGCGACGATTGGGGTCTTTGTCGGGACGGTGCTCTTGCACCGGCTGGAGCCGGCGCTGATCAAGCTCATTGCCGGAATGGTGGTGATCCTGTTCGCGATCTCGGTGCTGCGCGGCTGGCGTATCGACGCGGTGCATCACCCATTTGCCGCGCCGCTGGCCGGGTTGGCGTCCGGAACGCTGAGCACCTCCACGGGAATGTCCGGCCCGCCCGTGGTCCTGCTCTTCACCACCCGGCAATACGATATGCAGCAGTTCCGGGGGAGCATCACCGCCTACTTCTATTACGTCAATTTCATCGGGCTCTCGTTGCTGATCGCGCGCGGCATCGTCGGGTGGGAGCAAATCGAGGTGGCAGTTCGCCTGCTGCCAGCGGCGATCATCGGAGGTTTCGTCGGGAGACGTGTCCTGCGATACGTCTCTCAATCGCAGTTCCGCAAGATCACCCTCGTGATGCTGCTGCTGACCGGAACGACCGGCATCGTGACCGCGTTGCAGGCGCTGTTCGGATGA
- a CDS encoding aromatic ring-hydroxylating dioxygenase subunit alpha: MVEQRDRGTQPPVSPVSAAEVARTRVDLRRASLLPPAVYHDPAILEYEQEAWFADGWVCVGRDEDIQRKGDYFLTQLCGENIIVVRDNDQNVRAFFNFCRHRGATIVKEEKGRVPRFQCPYHAWVYDLDGALHMPRFCDQLEHFDLKEWGLVPVNVGVWQGLIFLNINNNAAPLLESLGDMPQFFDRFDLAALRRAQLIEYDVQANWKAIIENYSECYHCPGVHPQLNKITPFNMGDWIETEGPWRASWMPVVGDYDTLTMDGQMTEHGRGFLDGITEDDHKKVYYFVVWPNLLISLHPDYLMTHRVVPITPGRTYVACEFFFDPEQMAQPGFDPSDATEFWDLTNRQDWEVCELQQQGTASRAYTAGRFTAMEGGVYAFDVKVADRYANDGVVTHIEEISKADASAKLVGRIKSRAVAD; this comes from the coding sequence ATGGTCGAGCAAAGAGATCGGGGAACGCAGCCACCAGTTTCGCCGGTGTCGGCGGCTGAAGTCGCGCGAACGCGCGTCGATCTCCGTCGCGCCTCGCTTCTGCCACCCGCGGTCTATCACGATCCGGCCATTCTGGAATACGAGCAGGAAGCCTGGTTTGCCGATGGGTGGGTTTGCGTTGGGCGGGACGAGGATATCCAGCGCAAAGGCGACTACTTCCTCACCCAGCTCTGCGGGGAAAACATCATCGTCGTACGGGACAACGACCAGAACGTGCGCGCCTTTTTCAACTTCTGCCGCCATCGCGGCGCAACCATCGTCAAGGAAGAGAAAGGACGCGTGCCCCGCTTCCAGTGTCCATATCACGCCTGGGTCTACGATCTCGACGGCGCGTTGCACATGCCGCGGTTCTGCGACCAGCTCGAGCACTTCGACCTGAAGGAGTGGGGACTCGTTCCGGTCAATGTCGGCGTCTGGCAGGGGCTCATCTTCCTCAATATCAACAACAATGCCGCCCCGCTGCTGGAATCGCTGGGCGACATGCCGCAGTTCTTCGACCGGTTCGATCTCGCCGCGCTCCGGCGGGCGCAACTCATCGAATACGATGTCCAGGCAAACTGGAAAGCCATCATCGAAAACTACTCCGAGTGCTACCACTGCCCCGGCGTGCATCCACAGCTGAACAAGATCACCCCATTCAACATGGGCGACTGGATCGAAACCGAAGGCCCCTGGCGCGCGAGCTGGATGCCGGTGGTCGGCGACTACGACACGCTCACGATGGACGGCCAGATGACCGAGCATGGACGCGGTTTCCTGGACGGCATCACCGAGGATGACCACAAAAAGGTCTACTACTTCGTCGTTTGGCCGAACCTGCTCATCAGCTTGCACCCCGACTATCTCATGACCCACCGCGTCGTCCCGATCACCCCGGGTCGCACCTATGTCGCCTGCGAGTTCTTTTTCGACCCGGAGCAGATGGCGCAACCCGGTTTCGACCCCTCCGACGCCACCGAGTTTTGGGACCTCACCAACCGGCAGGATTGGGAAGTTTGCGAACTGCAACAGCAAGGCACCGCCTCGCGGGCGTACACTGCCGGACGATTCACCGCCATGGAAGGCGGGGTCTATGCGTTCGATGTGAAGGTCGCCGACCGCTATGCCAACGACGGCGTCGTCACGCATATCGAGGAAATCAGCAAAGCCGATGCCAGCGCCAAGCTTGTCGGCAGGATCAAGAGCCGTGCTGTTGCCGATTGA
- a CDS encoding sulfite exporter TauE/SafE family protein — protein MIELDRTLVLTLLIALFGGIVAATAGFGFSLVAAPPLLLLYEPVQVTAMLLILALATRWMLLTDTWQTTNLRTIGAMLPAAWLGIGIGILIVRAVEPEYIKLLASLVVIVAALLLMRGWRPKHAHDPAAGPVAGLLSGILSPTTGMDGTPVVFLLSSRDYSVSAFRSTITVYYYLIIPVTIVALVQQGLLGREDFVRSLVVVPPVVLGTMIGQRLVRRLSVERFRTIVFGLLLVSGLVGATAAVVSLR, from the coding sequence ATGATCGAGCTCGACCGCACGCTCGTCCTGACGCTCCTGATCGCTCTGTTCGGCGGGATCGTGGCCGCCACCGCGGGATTCGGCTTTTCCCTGGTGGCGGCGCCTCCCCTTCTGCTGCTGTATGAGCCGGTGCAGGTGACGGCGATGTTGCTCATCCTGGCGCTGGCCACCCGCTGGATGCTGCTGACCGATACCTGGCAGACGACGAATCTGCGCACGATCGGGGCAATGCTGCCTGCCGCCTGGCTGGGGATTGGGATCGGAATTCTGATCGTGCGGGCGGTCGAACCGGAGTACATCAAGCTCCTGGCGAGCCTGGTCGTGATCGTGGCGGCACTACTGCTCATGCGCGGGTGGCGTCCCAAACACGCGCACGACCCCGCCGCCGGACCAGTCGCCGGACTGCTGAGCGGAATTCTGTCGCCAACGACCGGGATGGATGGAACGCCGGTGGTTTTCCTGCTCAGCAGCCGGGACTACAGCGTTTCGGCGTTTCGCTCGACGATCACCGTCTACTACTACCTCATCATTCCTGTGACGATTGTGGCGCTGGTGCAGCAGGGGCTATTGGGCCGGGAGGATTTCGTGCGCTCGCTTGTAGTCGTCCCGCCCGTCGTACTTGGGACGATGATCGGGCAACGTCTGGTGCGTCGATTGTCGGTGGAGCGGTTCCGAACGATTGTGTTCGGGCTGTTGCTGGTGTCCGGTTTGGTCGGCGCGACCGCGGCGGTAGTGTCTCTCCGATAG
- a CDS encoding anti-sigma factor: MTHDDVTPAPNQEQDDAALSHDAIGAYILGALPDDERAEFEAHLRGCPACQQELRELGPIAALLPRLYDDLDLPGIDPLPVDLDASAGVRERIVAEAVSTGVAGRTAVESIDVTELVGEPPTIEAVDASVEATVPELTDPVVPSIASPAVDAAVAMDEAAIAAQVAADEAAASVDDAASAVAAPKRRPRGRIAPGEAPPEANVVSLPKQRSSILPWAIAAASLILAVGSILWALAMMGQIDDLEAERDFQDQQVAQLNSEREAYLADTPALVYPMVSTTTGSTDARGMVYMDPDPSGWGGIIAFRGMGQPPSGQVYQLWMIENGQAVPGPTFMPDSSGEAMVQVPGDAATSQAMAVTMEPDGGSQTPSTTPILQGDLTA; this comes from the coding sequence GTGACGCACGATGATGTAACTCCCGCCCCCAATCAGGAACAGGACGACGCCGCCCTGTCGCACGATGCGATCGGGGCGTACATCCTGGGCGCGCTGCCGGATGACGAGCGCGCCGAGTTCGAAGCCCACCTGCGTGGTTGCCCGGCTTGCCAGCAGGAACTGCGCGAGCTGGGTCCCATCGCCGCCCTGCTGCCGCGTCTCTACGACGACCTCGACCTGCCTGGAATCGATCCCCTCCCGGTCGATCTCGATGCCTCTGCCGGCGTGCGCGAGCGTATCGTGGCCGAGGCGGTCTCCACTGGCGTCGCCGGAAGAACCGCCGTCGAATCGATCGACGTCACCGAGCTCGTAGGCGAGCCGCCCACCATCGAGGCGGTCGATGCCTCGGTGGAAGCGACGGTGCCAGAACTCACCGATCCGGTCGTCCCCTCGATCGCGAGTCCGGCCGTCGACGCTGCCGTGGCGATGGACGAAGCTGCCATCGCCGCGCAAGTCGCGGCCGACGAGGCCGCCGCCAGTGTCGACGATGCAGCGTCTGCTGTCGCCGCCCCGAAACGGCGGCCGCGCGGACGCATCGCGCCGGGCGAAGCGCCACCGGAGGCCAACGTCGTCTCGCTTCCGAAGCAGCGCAGTTCGATCTTGCCCTGGGCCATTGCGGCCGCCAGCCTGATTCTGGCTGTGGGCTCGATTCTCTGGGCGCTGGCGATGATGGGCCAGATCGACGATCTCGAGGCCGAGCGAGATTTCCAGGATCAGCAAGTCGCGCAGCTCAATAGCGAGCGCGAGGCGTACCTGGCGGATACCCCGGCATTGGTCTATCCCATGGTCTCGACGACGACTGGCTCGACCGATGCGCGCGGCATGGTCTATATGGATCCCGACCCCAGCGGTTGGGGTGGCATCATCGCATTCCGCGGCATGGGCCAACCTCCCTCCGGGCAGGTTTATCAACTCTGGATGATCGAGAACGGTCAGGCCGTTCCCGGCCCGACCTTCATGCCCGATTCCAGCGGAGAAGCGATGGTGCAGGTTCCTGGCGACGCCGCTACCTCGCAAGCCATGGCTGTCACCATGGAGCCAGACGGCGGTAGCCAGACGCCATCCACGACCCCCATTCTGCAGGGAGATTTGACGGCATAG